The Streptomyces sp. NBC_01244 genome contains a region encoding:
- a CDS encoding Uma2 family endonuclease, with translation MTELPDWMRPPRAEGWFAEDLDRLPEAPRHTELIDGALVFMMSPQRWWHGHLITMLTVALMEQAPADSRVGREMTIKLDRRNRPEPDLLVTTADFDGDRTWFSPDEVRLVIEVVSPESAHRDRTVKLRKYAEAGIRHYWCIEDEDGAPVVHVYELDEPTRTYAPAGIFRDTLRRPVPFEINLDLGKLTPPRSG, from the coding sequence ATGACCGAACTGCCCGACTGGATGCGCCCGCCGCGCGCGGAAGGCTGGTTCGCGGAGGACCTCGACCGCCTCCCCGAGGCGCCCCGCCACACCGAGCTGATCGATGGAGCCCTCGTCTTCATGATGTCGCCCCAGAGGTGGTGGCACGGCCACCTCATCACCATGCTCACGGTCGCCCTCATGGAACAAGCACCCGCCGACTCCAGAGTCGGCCGCGAGATGACCATCAAGCTCGATCGGCGCAACCGGCCCGAGCCGGACCTGCTGGTGACGACGGCCGACTTCGATGGTGACCGGACCTGGTTCTCACCGGACGAAGTGCGGCTCGTCATCGAGGTCGTCTCCCCCGAATCCGCCCACCGCGACCGCACCGTAAAGCTGCGCAAATACGCCGAGGCCGGTATCCGGCACTACTGGTGCATCGAGGACGAGGACGGGGCACCCGTCGTGCACGTCTACGAGCTCGACGAGCCCACCAGGACCTACGCGCCCGCCGGCATCTTCCGCGACACCCTCCGGCGCCCCGTGCCCTTCGAGATCAACCTGGACCTAGGCAAGCTCACGCCGCCGCGGAGCGGCTGA
- a CDS encoding C40 family peptidase, translating to MTATSKRRTRPVLHAATVVALLAGSAYFTIELRKEEQAKAPAIQSLVDAPVAGKGGGDEGAQKWERLKNPERSVLRDGKGGILATFTDGARTATLTGPSRTFTEPATTKTRVVTENWVRLMPETWRSGAEKEQWFQEWFKKYLGSEEDDIFAMAFQYGDQAPVKKDAEGVSYAGDASFGPINPNGSVGNDYRLEESDFYDYLGIPYTFRSGTTAKPEAMRARSMDCSGFVRTVFGYRARFPLMANDTAGDGLPRTANGMARSKTGVNVIPLKGIGAENRPTSIDVLQPGDVLFFKLDGRTGERLDHTGIYLGTDTDGHQIFISSREEANGPTIGDKGGTSRLDGNGYYATTLRSAKRL from the coding sequence CGCCTACTTCACCATCGAGCTGCGCAAGGAGGAGCAGGCCAAGGCGCCCGCCATCCAGTCGCTCGTCGACGCCCCGGTCGCCGGCAAGGGGGGCGGCGACGAAGGCGCGCAGAAGTGGGAACGGCTGAAGAACCCGGAGCGCTCCGTGCTGCGCGACGGCAAGGGCGGGATCCTCGCGACCTTCACCGACGGCGCCCGCACCGCCACGCTCACCGGCCCCAGCCGCACCTTCACCGAGCCGGCCACCACCAAGACCCGGGTGGTCACCGAGAACTGGGTGCGGCTGATGCCGGAGACCTGGCGCAGCGGTGCCGAGAAGGAGCAGTGGTTCCAGGAGTGGTTCAAGAAGTACCTGGGCAGCGAGGAGGACGACATCTTCGCCATGGCCTTCCAGTACGGAGACCAGGCCCCGGTCAAGAAGGACGCGGAGGGCGTCTCGTACGCCGGCGACGCGAGCTTCGGCCCGATCAACCCCAACGGCTCGGTCGGCAACGACTACCGCCTGGAGGAGTCGGACTTCTACGACTACCTGGGGATCCCGTACACCTTCCGCAGCGGGACCACGGCGAAGCCCGAGGCGATGCGTGCCCGCTCGATGGACTGCTCCGGCTTCGTCCGGACCGTCTTCGGCTACCGGGCCCGCTTCCCGCTGATGGCCAACGACACCGCCGGTGACGGCCTGCCGCGCACCGCGAACGGCATGGCCCGCTCCAAGACCGGCGTGAACGTCATCCCGCTCAAGGGCATCGGCGCCGAGAACCGGCCCACCTCCATCGACGTCCTGCAGCCGGGCGACGTTCTGTTCTTCAAGCTGGACGGGCGCACCGGAGAGCGGCTGGACCACACGGGCATCTACCTCGGCACCGACACCGACGGCCACCAGATCTTCATATCCAGCCGCGAAGAGGCCAACGGCCCGACCATCGGCGACAAGGGCGGCACCTCCCGCCTCGACGGCAACGGCTACTACGCGACGACCCTGCGGAGCGCGAAGCGGCTGTGA